Proteins encoded in a region of the Rutidosis leptorrhynchoides isolate AG116_Rl617_1_P2 chromosome 9, CSIRO_AGI_Rlap_v1, whole genome shotgun sequence genome:
- the LOC139868117 gene encoding uncharacterized protein, whose amino-acid sequence MSVDTTTTDDDAITYMFLVNSTRACVLFDCGANCSFMATRFCDKLNLPVCMLHDPLEVEVATGKTVPVTTYVSGISIEIDGSIFPVTCLVMHIPSFDVLLGMNWLSGHKKSIKCHKKLISFHLSDGTRVIAQSERDGFGCPLILMMKARKSIAKGCDTFLAYVIDAKKVKKIVAHISVVREFPEVFPDELAGLPPVREVEYKIDLVPGAMPVAKVPYGLAPYEIREMMSQIQELLDRGFIRSSSSSWVRQCCS is encoded by the coding sequence ATGTCAGTAGACACAACTACTACTGACGACGATGCTATCACCTATATGTTTTTAGTTAACTCTACACGTGCTTGTGTATTGTTCGATTGCGGAGCCAATTGTTCTTTTATGGCTACTAGATTCTGTGATAAGTTAAACTTGCCTGTTTGTATGTTACATGATCCTTTAGAAGTGGAAGTAGCCACTGGTAAGACTGTTccagtcacaacatatgtgtctggaatAAGTATAGAAATAGATGGAAGTATATTTCCAGTGACTTGCTTAGTGATGcacatacctagctttgatgtactTCTAGGTATGAACTGGTTGAGTGGCCATAAGAAAAGTATAAAATGTCATAAGAAATTGATTTCTTTCCATTTATCTGATGGGACACGTGTTATAGCCCAGAGCGAACGGGATGGGTTTGGTTGTCCTTTGATTTTGATGATGAAGGCTAGGAAATCGATAGCAAAGGGATGTGATACGTTTCTAGCGTATGTAATTGATGCTAAGAAAGTGAAAAAGATAGTAGCTCATATTTCAGTAGTTCGTGAGTtcccagaagtatttccagatgaattAGCGGGTTTGCCGCCAGTTAGGGAAGTAGAATACAAAATTGACCTAGTTCCAGGGGCTATGCCAGTTGCTAAAGTTCCTTATGGGTTGGCTCCCTATGAGATACGTGAAATGATGTCTCAAATTCAAGAACTGTTAGACCGCGGGTTTATTCGTTCGAGTTCTTCGTCGTGGGTGCGCCAGTGttgttcgtga
- the LOC139867494 gene encoding flavin-containing monooxygenase FMO GS-OX-like 9, with translation MVSARNIPKYVCVIGAGPSGLVAAKELRKEGHKVVVLEQNHDVGGQWLYDPKVGNQFSLEKGVSATSSSVHSSIYESLRLTSPREIMGFTDFPFLIKKDRDTRRFPGHKELLLYLQDYCEWFDLRDMIRFNTKVEYVGILDYAGFGKDLKWIVKSIVKDSDKVISDVFDAVVVATGHYSHPRLPSIKGMDTWRRKQMHSHLYRVPEPFSNQVVVVVGNSLSGTDISMELVNVAKEIHLSSKSLKISEGLSKVIAKHDDLYLHPTIDCLHEDGRVVFADGTCLKADTIIYCTGYSYSFPFLDTKGEVVVDDDRVGPLFEHTFPPNLAPSLSFMGIPRKLIGFPFFESQARWIAQLLSGERSLPSRDEMMKSIQDFYQSREAAGVPKHNTHDIAEFEYCDKYGDYVGFPHLEEWRKELCVSALVNSDVNLETYRDSYDDEELLRVAHQSPHFTQLDVGGFTSI, from the exons ATGGTTTCTGCAAGAAATATACCGAAATACGTGTGTGTTATTGGTGCTGGCCCATCGGGATTAGTTGCCGCTAAGGAGCTAAGGAAAGAAGGTCACAAAGTGGTTGTTTTGGAACAAAATCATGATGTTGGAGGACAATGGCTCTATGATCCTAAAGTTGGAAACCAATTTTCTTTAGAAAAAGGCGTTTCTGCCACAAGTTCAAGTGTTCATAGCAGTATCTATGAATCTTTAAGGCTTACGTCGCCTAGAGAGATAATGGGGTTCACTGATTTCCCTTTCTTAATTAAGAAAGATAGGGATACTAGAAGATTTCCGGGTCATAAAGAACTTTTGTTGTACTTACAAGATTATTGTGAATGGTTCGATTTAAGGGACATGATTAGGTTCAATACCAAAGTAGAATATGTTGGTATTTTGGATTATGCTGGATTTGGTAAAGATTTGAAATGGATTGTTAAAAGTATAGTTAAAGATTCTGATAAAGTGATCTCAGATGTGTTTGATGCTGTGGTTGTGGCCACAGGTCATTATTCTCATCCTAGATTGCCTTCTATCAAAG GAATGGATACATGGAGAAGAAAGCAAATGCACAGTCATCTTTACAGGGTTCCAGAACCATTTTCTAACCAG GTGGTGGTTGTGGTTGGTAACTCACTTAGTGGGACTGATATTTCAATGGAACTAGTGAATGTAGCCAAAGAGATTCATCTTAGTTCCAAATCACTTAAAATTTCTGAAGGCTTATCGAAAGTGATCGCCAAACATGATGATTTATATCTTCACCCGACC ATAGACTGTTTACACGAAGATGGTCGAGTTGTGTTTGCCGATGGTACATGTCTTAAAGCAGACACAATCATATATTGCACAGG GTATTCATATTCATTCCCATTTCTTGACACTAAAGGTGaagttgttgttgatgatgatagAGTGGGACCATTATTTGAACATACTTTTCCTCCAAACCTTGCCCCATCTTTGTCCTTTATGGGCATTCCTAGAAAG CTTATAGGGTTTCCTTTCTTTGAATCACAAGCAAGATGGATTGCTCAATTGTTATCTGGCGAAAGAAGTTTGCCATCAAGAGATGAAATGATGAAATCGATTCAAGATTTTTATCAATCCAGGGAAGCTGCAGGTGTTCCAAAGCATAATACTCACGATATTGCCGAATTTGAG TACTGCGATAAGTATGGAGATTATGTCGGGTTCCCTCACTTAGAAGAATGGAGAAAAGAACTGTGTGTTTCAGCTTTGGTAAATTCAGATGTGAACTTGGAAACTTATCGGGATTCATACGATGATGAAGAACTGCTTCGTGTGGCTCATCAAAGCCCTCATTTTACTCAACTTGATGTTGGAGGTTTTACTTCGATTTAA
- the LOC139868116 gene encoding probable LRR receptor-like serine/threonine-protein kinase At1g74360 translates to MSANICTFIMFFIFVTGNEVIGDTLDNDKEVLLSLRSFLIQGNKVNQRDYDQWDPQSSSPCTWSGISCSGNRVTGINLSNNNIAGNIFNNFSALTGLAYLDLSTNSISGSLLEDLGSCQNLKLLNLSHNMINGELNLSGLGNLEVLDLSVNRISGNISMSFPMICNSLVVANLSANNFSGEIGRSIDSCYKLEYVDLSTNFLTGNLWFGFQMFKMFSASENRLNDTLPAWIFPENCRLEALDLSENAIMGEIPKQISNCKNLKVLNLWGNFFSGKIPGEIGLITNLQQIFLGNNSLSNEIPDSLQDLKNLVFLDLSRNEFGGEIQDIFGRLTQVKTLLLHSNSYTGGLMSSGIFVLQNISCLDLSYNSFSGELPVKISQMTNLKYLYFASNRFTGYIPLEFGNMQRLQALDLSGNQLTGPIPSSFGNLTSLLWLMLGNNSLTGVLPPELGNCGSLLWLNLENNQISGSFPLEYINMGKKTTPTFMLNREDDLIVDSGECSTVRRWIPADYQPFSFVYTLFTMKKCRELWDKIIKGYGIFPFCLPESNSRVLQTSGYIQLSGNRLSGQIPSGIGLMDGYSMLHLGGNGFSGSLPEEIGAMALVVLNVSQNKLSGRVPTQIGNLKCLRILDLSYNNFSGTFPTNLNNLTDMSNFNVSYNPYISGYIPETGQLATFEIWSFLGDPLLHLPSFIQNSTNSSSSTSDDSPQQKLGPLFVFVFLLLAFFLCGIMTIIICLATKTTVGQPKRLLPEVKSGSGYGDSSPWLSDTVKVIRLDKTAFTHTDILSATGNFSNDRIIGRGGYGTVYRGVLPDGRVVAVKKKLREGVEGEKEFKAEMDVLTGNGFGWPHPNLVPLYGWCLDGSEKLLVYEYMEGGSLEDLIPDRVGLPWRRRINVAIDVAHALVFLHHKCYPPIVHRDVKASNVLLDKKGKARVTDFGLARVVDVGGSHVSTMVAGTVGYVAPEYGQTWKATTKGDVYSYGVLVMELATGRRAVEGGKEYLVEWSRRVMGRWSMVPLSLLVSVSGLAEGAAEMRDLLRLGVRCTADAPQSRPDMKQVLDTLVHISAKKY, encoded by the exons ATGTCAGCAAACATATGTACATTCATCATGTTCTTCATTTTTGTCACAG GTAATGAAGTAATTGGAGACACTCTTGATAATGATAAAGAAGTACTATTAAGCCTAAGATCATTTCTAATACAAGGCAACAAAGTTAATCAAAGAGACTATGATCAGTGGGACCCACAATCATCGTCACCATGTACATGGTCCGGAATATCCTGTTCTGGTAACCGGGTCACCGGAATCAACTTGTCAAACAACAATATAGCCGGAAACATATTCAACAACTTTTCGGCTTTAACGGGTCTTGCCTATCTTGACTTATCAACTAACAGCATTTCGGGCAGCTTGCTCGAAGACTTGGGCAGTTGTCAAAACCTTAAATTGTTGAACCTATCACATAACATGATTAATGGTGAGCTTAATTTGAGTGGTCTAGGAAATTTGGAGGTTCTTGATTTATCGGTTAACCGAATCTCCGGCAACATATCGATGAGTTTTCCGATGATATGTAATAGTTTGGTGGTTGCTAATCTGTCTGCAAACAATTTTTCCGGCGAAATTGGACGGTCTATTGATAGTTGTTACAAATTGGAGTATGTTGATTTGAGTACTAATTTCTTGACTGGAAATTTATGGTTTGGGTTCCAAATGTTCAAGATGTTTTCTGCGAGCGAAAACAGGTTGAACGATACGCTCCCTGCATGGATCTTCCCGGAAAATTGTCGTTTAGAAGCGTTAGATTTGTCGGAAAACGCGATTATGGGCGAAATCCCGAAGCAGATTTCGAATTGCAAGAATTTAAAAGTTTTGAACTTGTGGGGAAACTTTTTTTCTGGGAAAATTCCTGGAGAAATTGGATTGATCACAAATTTGCAACAAATATTTTTAGGAAATAACAGTTTGAGTAATGAAATTCCGGATTCGTTACAAGATTTGAAAAATTTGGTGTTTTTGGATTTAAGTAGGAACGAATTCGGAGGTGAGATTCAAGATATATTCGGACGACTCACACAAGTGAAAACGCTTCTTCTTCATTCAAATAGTTACACAGGCGGGCTAATGTCTTCTGGGATATTCGTTTTGCAGAATATTTCGTGTTTAGATTTAAGTTACAACAGTTTTTCGGGAGAATTACCCGTCAAAATTTCTCAAATGACGAATTTGAAGTATTTATATTTTGCAAGCAATCGGTTTACGGGTTACATACCTTTAGAATTCGGAAATATGCAACGACTACAAGCTCTTGACCTTTCGGGTAACCAACTAACGGGACCAATCCCGTCAAGTTTTGGGAACTTAACGTCTCTTTTATGGTTAATGCTCGGTAACAATTCGTTAACTGGTGTATTGCCACCAGAGTTGGGAAATTGTGGAAGTTTGTTGTGGTTAAATCTTGAAAACAATCAAATTTCTGGTTCGTTTCCGTTGGAATATATCAATATGGGAAAAAAAACGACACCGACTTTTATGTTAAATAGGGAAGATGATCTGATTGTCGATTCAGGAGAATGTTCGACGGTGAGAAGATGGATACCTGCAGATTATCAGCCTTTTAGTTTTGTTTATACACTTTTTACCATGAAAAAGTGTAGAGAATTATGGGATAAGATAATTAAAGGGTATGGGATTTTTCCGTTTTGTCTCCCGGAATCAAATTCTCGGGTGCTACAGACATCTGGCTACATTCAGCTCAGCGGAAATCGATTATCTGGGCAGATTCCGTCGGGTATAGGATTGATGGATGGATACAGCATGTTGCACTTGGGTGGAAACGGATTTTCAG GTTCACTTCCTGAAGAAATAGGAGCAATGGCGCTCGTTGTGTTAAATGTTTCTCAAAACAAGTTATCAGGTCGTGTTCCAACGCAAATTGGCAATCTCAAGTGTTTGAGGATTCTTGATCTGTCATATAACAATTTCTCGGGTACTTTTCCGACCAACTTGAACAATTTGACTGATATGAGCAACTTTAATGTCTCCTACAATCCGTATATCTCCGGCTACATTCCAGAAACAGGACAACTAGCCACTTTCGAGATATGGTCGTTTCTCGGTGACCCGTTGTTACATTTGCCTTCTTTCATACAGAATTCAACAAACAGTTCATCTTCAACGAGTGATGATTCACCACAACAAAAATTGGGCCCACTTTTTGTTTTTGTATTTCTATTGCTGGCATTTTTTCTGTGTGGAATCATGACCATCATAATCTGCCTTGCAACCAAGACCACTGTGGGTCAACCGAAACGTCTGTTGCCCGAAGTTAAGTCGGGAAGTGGGTATGGTGACTCATCACCGTGGCTATCAGACACGGTGAAGGTCATCCGTTTGGACAAAACAGCGTTTACGCACACCGACATTTTAAGTGCAACAGGGAACTTTTCAAATGATAGAATTATCGGAAGAGGTGGTTATGGAACGGTTTATCGGGGAGTATTGCCAGATGGAAGAGTAGTTGCGGTTAAAAAGAAGTTAAGAGAGGGTGTAGAAGGGGAAAAGGAGTTTAAAGCCGAAATGGATGTACTAACTGGAAATGGGTTCGGGTGGCCCCACCCGAATCTCGTTCCACTTTACGGGTGGTGCTTAGATGGGTCAGAAAAGCTTTTGGTTTACGAGTACATGGAGGGTGGCAGTTTAGAAGATTTGATTCCTGATCGGGTCGGGTTACCATGGAGGCGAAGGATTAATGTTGCTATCGATGTAGCGCATGCATTGGTGTTCTTACACCACAAATGTTATCCGCCAATAGTTCACCGCGATGTAAAAGCTAGCAATGTGTTATTGGACAAAAAAGGGAAGGCTCGGGTGACGGATTTTGGGTTGGCTCGGGTGGTTGATGTTGGCGGGAGCCATGTCAGCACAATGGTGGCTGGGACGGTTGGGTATGTGGCACCGGAGTACGGGCAAACATGGAAAGCTACCACGAAAGGTGATGTTTATAGCTATGGTGTATTGGTGATGGAGTTAGCAACCGGGAGGCGGGCCGTGGAAGGTGGGAAAGAGTATTTGGTTGAGTGGTCGAGACGGGTAATGGGGAGATGGTCCATGGTTCCTTTGTCACTCCTAGTCTCGGTCTCGGGTCTAGCTGAAGGGGCTGCGGAAATGCGTGATTTGTTGCGGCTGGGAGTGAGGTGCACTGCTGATGCACCTCAATCCCGGCCGGATATGAAACAGGTGCTAGATACGTTGGTTCATATTTCTGCCAAGAAATATTAG